One window of Thioclava sp. GXIMD4216 genomic DNA carries:
- the cysT gene encoding sulfate ABC transporter permease subunit CysT translates to MRALLLRSSPLPGFGLAAGGMVCALTLIVLLPLAALLGRGVAIGPVELWQMVDTRRIRAALELSFRMAALASLFNLVFGLALAWVLVRYRFAGRRALDAAVDLPFALPTAVAGIALTTLYAPNGALGRMLAPLGLQIAYSQTGICLALVFIGLPFVVRTVQPVLEEIDRTLEEASATLGASRGYTLRHVVLPMLAPALMTGFALALARAVGEYGSVIFIAGNLPFHTEIAPLLIVIKLEEFDYDGASAIGLAMLAVSFGMLLVINLLQLWARRQG, encoded by the coding sequence ATGCGCGCCCTGCTGTTGCGCAGCTCCCCTTTGCCGGGCTTCGGTCTGGCCGCAGGGGGGATGGTCTGCGCGCTCACGCTTATCGTGCTGCTGCCGCTGGCGGCGCTGCTGGGGCGCGGGGTGGCGATCGGTCCGGTGGAGCTGTGGCAGATGGTCGATACCCGCCGGATCAGGGCGGCGCTGGAGCTGTCTTTCCGCATGGCGGCGCTGGCCTCGCTGTTCAATCTGGTCTTCGGGCTGGCGCTGGCATGGGTGCTGGTGCGCTACCGCTTTGCCGGACGCAGGGCGCTGGATGCGGCGGTCGATCTGCCCTTCGCGCTGCCCACCGCCGTGGCGGGCATCGCCCTGACCACGCTTTACGCCCCGAATGGCGCGCTGGGGCGGATGCTGGCCCCCTTGGGCCTGCAGATCGCCTATAGCCAGACAGGGATCTGCCTTGCGCTGGTCTTTATCGGCCTGCCCTTCGTGGTGCGCACGGTGCAGCCCGTGCTGGAAGAGATCGACCGCACCCTCGAGGAAGCCAGTGCCACGCTCGGGGCCAGCCGTGGCTATACGCTGCGCCATGTGGTGCTGCCGATGCTGGCCCCCGCCCTGATGACGGGCTTTGCCTTGGCGCTGGCGCGCGCGGTGGGGGAATATGGCTCGGTCATCTTCATCGCCGGCAACCTGCCCTTCCATACCGAGATCGCGCCGCTGCTGATCGTCATCAAGCTCGAGGAGTTCGACTATGACGGCGCAAGCGCCATCGGGCTGGCCATGCTGGCGGTCTCTTTCGGGATGCTGCTGGTGATCAACCTGCTGCAACTCTGGGCGCGGCGGCAGGGCTGA
- a CDS encoding ATP-binding cassette domain-containing protein has product MRIDIEDLAKTYGNGQPALHPLRLSLPSGALVALLGPSGSGKTTLLRLLGGLETPSAGQVRFDGVAATGLSVQERRAGFVFQHYALFRHMTVFENIAYGLRARPRRTRPARAEIDRRVHRLLALIRLPEIGPRYPAQLSGGQRQRVALARALAIEPRMLLLDEPFGALDAQVRKELRRSLRQIHEATGLTTLFVTHDQDEAMELADLVVVMSMGRIEQIGPPAEIRARPATAFVRAFLTA; this is encoded by the coding sequence ATGAGGATCGATATCGAAGATCTCGCCAAGACCTATGGCAATGGACAGCCCGCGCTGCATCCGCTGCGGCTGTCGCTGCCCTCGGGGGCGCTGGTGGCGCTGCTGGGGCCGTCCGGCTCTGGCAAGACCACGCTTCTGCGCCTGCTGGGCGGGCTGGAAACCCCCAGCGCGGGGCAGGTGCGCTTTGACGGGGTGGCGGCCACGGGGCTGTCGGTGCAGGAGCGCCGCGCGGGGTTCGTGTTCCAGCATTATGCGCTGTTCCGCCATATGACGGTGTTCGAGAATATCGCCTACGGGCTGCGGGCGCGGCCCCGCAGGACCCGCCCCGCCCGCGCCGAGATCGACCGTCGGGTGCACCGCCTGCTGGCGCTGATCCGGCTGCCCGAGATCGGCCCGCGCTATCCGGCCCAGCTTTCGGGCGGGCAGCGCCAGCGGGTGGCGCTGGCGCGCGCGCTGGCCATCGAGCCGCGGATGCTGCTGCTGGATGAACCTTTCGGCGCGCTGGATGCGCAGGTGCGCAAGGAATTGCGCCGCAGCCTGCGCCAGATCCATGAGGCGACGGGGCTGACCACGCTGTTTGTGACCCATGATCAGGACGAGGCGATGGAACTGGCCGATCTGGTGGTGGTGATGTCGATGGGCCGGATCGAGCAGATCGGCCCGCCCGCCGAGATCCGCGCGCGTCCTGCCACGGCCTTCGTGCGCGCCTTCCTGACCGCGTGA
- the cysW gene encoding sulfate ABC transporter permease subunit CysW codes for MSAFPAPEPPPVTTESRPTRLLLTGAVLLVCAVVLLAPLVLVFVEALREGVAVAWRALGTPDARSAIRLTLLVSALAVPLNALAGLATAWAVARFDFRGKTLVMTLIDLPFSVSPVVAGLALVLLAGSNGLLGAWLAAHDLRLIFALPGIVWATLFITFPFVARELIPIMLEQGAAEEEAALTLGASGWRMLRTVTLPNIRWALLYGVLLSNARAMGEFGAVAVVSGKIRGETTTLPIMVEMLYNEYLSTAAFSLAALLAGLALVTLALKSLLEWRYADMLSATRRH; via the coding sequence ATGTCCGCTTTCCCGGCCCCCGAGCCCCCGCCGGTCACCACCGAATCCCGACCAACGCGCCTGCTGCTGACCGGCGCGGTGCTGCTGGTCTGTGCCGTGGTGCTGCTGGCACCGCTGGTGCTGGTCTTTGTCGAGGCGCTGCGCGAGGGGGTGGCTGTCGCATGGCGCGCGCTTGGCACGCCCGATGCGCGCTCGGCGATCCGGTTGACGCTGCTGGTCTCGGCGCTGGCCGTGCCGCTGAACGCGCTTGCGGGCCTTGCCACCGCTTGGGCGGTGGCGCGGTTCGACTTTCGCGGCAAGACCCTTGTGATGACACTGATCGACCTGCCCTTCTCGGTCTCGCCGGTGGTGGCGGGGCTGGCGCTGGTGCTGCTGGCGGGGTCGAACGGGCTGCTGGGCGCATGGCTGGCCGCGCATGATCTGCGGCTGATCTTCGCCCTGCCGGGGATTGTCTGGGCCACGCTGTTCATCACCTTTCCCTTTGTCGCCCGCGAGCTGATCCCGATCATGCTCGAACAGGGCGCCGCCGAAGAAGAGGCCGCGCTGACGCTTGGCGCGTCGGGCTGGCGGATGCTGCGCACGGTGACGCTGCCCAATATCCGCTGGGCGCTGCTTTACGGGGTCCTGCTCAGCAATGCCCGCGCGATGGGCGAATTCGGCGCGGTGGCCGTTGTCTCGGGCAAGATCCGTGGCGAGACCACGACGCTGCCGATCATGGTCGAGATGCTGTATAACGAATATCTCTCCACCGCCGCCTTCAGCCTTGCCGCCCTTCTGGCGGGGCTGGCGCTGGTGACGCTTGCCCTGAAATCGCTGCTGGAATGGCGCTATGCCGACATGCTGTCGGCCACCCGCCGCCATTGA
- a CDS encoding Lrp/AsnC family transcriptional regulator, with the protein MPFDRIDLKILDLLQTDATLPVARIADRVGLSQTPCWKRIQKHEEAGTIRGRVAVLDPRAFGLDLTAFVFVEAAEHSAHWRQNFLDVTDAMEAVRDVYRLAGSHDFLLRVLVRDMAAFDRFYEELAARTGPRSVNSSFVLEHMRTRPSLPLGALAPQAR; encoded by the coding sequence ATGCCATTTGACCGCATCGATCTGAAGATCCTCGATCTGCTGCAAACCGATGCCACCCTGCCGGTGGCCAGAATTGCCGACCGTGTGGGCCTGTCGCAGACGCCGTGCTGGAAACGGATCCAGAAACACGAGGAGGCCGGCACCATAAGGGGGCGTGTGGCGGTGCTGGACCCGCGCGCCTTCGGGCTGGATCTGACCGCTTTCGTCTTTGTGGAGGCGGCCGAGCATAGCGCGCACTGGCGCCAGAACTTTCTGGACGTGACCGACGCGATGGAGGCGGTCCGCGATGTCTACCGCCTTGCCGGCAGCCATGATTTCCTGCTGCGGGTGCTGGTGCGCGACATGGCCGCCTTCGACCGTTTCTACGAGGAGCTGGCCGCGCGGACCGGTCCGCGCAGCGTGAATTCGTCTTTCGTGCTGGAGCATATGAGAACGCGCCCGTCGCTGCCTCTGGGGGCTCTGGCGCCGCAGGCGCGCTAG
- the thrS gene encoding threonine--tRNA ligase produces the protein MIRIRLPDGSPRALAAQSTGADLAKALGPAFVRASVAVLVNDQPRDLAAPLPDGASVELLSRDDPRVLELIRHDLAHILGEAVQRLWPATKAAIGPAIDHGFYYDFDRDPPFTPEDLPRIEAEMRQIIAARTPFIREEWPRERARAHFAAAGEAYKLALLEAIPEGAPVTVYRQGDWLDLCRGPHLRDTGDAGTAFALTRVAGAYWRGDSNNPMLSRIYGVAFADRPALEAHMTMLAEAETRDHRRLGREMDLFHFEEVAPGAVFWHPKGWRLFQTLITYLRDRQEQAGYQEVNSPDIMDRALWETSGHWQNYRQNMFLAKTEDDRDYALKPMNCPGHMLIYGQGTKSYRDLPLKLAEFGKVHRYEPSGALHGLLRVRSFTQDDAHIYCTPDQLTAECLKVNDLVLSIYRDFGFEEVRIKLSTRPENRIGAEESWDRAESALREALDQAGHPYTVFEGEGAFYGPKLEYVLRDAIGRDWQCGTLQVDFNLPERFGTTYVTAKGEKAAPVMLHRALFGSLERFTGILIEHVAGHLPLWLAPVQAVVATVTEAADDWAVEVAQALRQAGLRVETDLRNEKIGYKVREHALQKIPLQIVLGGREAANRTLTLRRHGSNDTQTLALEAAVETLLAAARPPRHSDDHGRKTR, from the coding sequence GTGATCCGGATCCGGCTGCCCGACGGCTCCCCCCGCGCGCTGGCCGCGCAAAGCACGGGCGCCGATCTGGCCAAGGCCCTCGGCCCCGCATTTGTCCGAGCCAGCGTGGCGGTGCTGGTCAATGACCAGCCCCGCGATCTGGCGGCCCCGCTGCCCGACGGGGCCTCGGTCGAGCTGCTGTCGCGGGACGATCCGCGCGTGCTGGAGCTGATCCGCCATGATCTGGCGCATATTCTGGGCGAGGCGGTGCAAAGGCTCTGGCCCGCCACGAAAGCCGCCATCGGCCCCGCGATCGACCACGGGTTCTATTACGATTTCGACCGTGATCCCCCCTTTACCCCCGAGGATCTGCCGCGGATCGAGGCAGAGATGCGCCAGATCATCGCCGCCCGCACCCCCTTTATCCGCGAGGAATGGCCGCGCGAGAGGGCGCGCGCCCATTTCGCGGCGGCGGGCGAGGCCTACAAACTGGCGCTTCTGGAGGCCATCCCCGAGGGCGCGCCAGTGACGGTTTACCGGCAGGGCGACTGGCTGGACCTGTGCCGCGGACCGCATCTGCGCGATACCGGCGATGCGGGGACCGCCTTCGCGCTGACCCGCGTGGCCGGTGCCTATTGGCGCGGCGATAGTAACAACCCGATGCTCAGCCGGATCTATGGCGTGGCCTTTGCCGACAGGCCCGCGCTGGAGGCGCATATGACCATGCTGGCCGAGGCCGAGACGCGCGATCACCGCCGCTTGGGCCGCGAAATGGATCTGTTCCATTTCGAGGAGGTCGCGCCCGGCGCGGTGTTCTGGCATCCCAAGGGCTGGCGGCTGTTCCAGACGCTGATCACCTATCTGCGCGACCGGCAGGAGCAGGCGGGCTATCAGGAGGTGAACTCGCCCGACATCATGGACCGCGCGCTGTGGGAAACCTCGGGGCACTGGCAGAATTACCGCCAGAACATGTTTCTCGCCAAAACCGAGGATGACCGCGATTATGCGCTCAAGCCGATGAACTGCCCCGGCCATATGCTGATCTACGGGCAGGGGACGAAAAGCTATCGCGATCTGCCGCTGAAGCTGGCCGAATTCGGCAAGGTGCACCGCTATGAACCCTCGGGCGCGCTGCACGGGCTGTTGCGGGTGCGCAGCTTTACCCAGGATGACGCGCATATCTATTGCACGCCCGACCAGCTGACCGCGGAATGCCTGAAGGTCAATGATCTGGTGCTGTCGATCTATCGCGATTTCGGCTTTGAGGAGGTGCGCATCAAGCTGTCCACCCGCCCCGAGAACCGTATCGGCGCGGAGGAAAGCTGGGACCGCGCCGAAAGCGCCCTGCGCGAGGCGCTGGATCAGGCAGGCCATCCCTATACGGTTTTCGAGGGCGAGGGCGCGTTTTACGGGCCGAAGCTCGAATATGTGCTGCGCGATGCGATCGGGCGCGACTGGCAATGCGGCACGCTACAGGTGGATTTCAACCTGCCCGAACGTTTCGGCACGACCTATGTGACGGCGAAAGGCGAAAAAGCCGCCCCCGTCATGCTGCACCGCGCACTTTTCGGCTCGCTCGAACGGTTCACCGGCATCTTGATCGAACATGTCGCGGGCCATCTGCCGCTCTGGCTGGCCCCCGTGCAGGCGGTGGTGGCCACCGTGACCGAGGCCGCCGATGACTGGGCTGTGGAGGTCGCGCAGGCGCTGCGCCAAGCGGGGCTGCGGGTGGAGACCGACCTGCGCAACGAGAAGATCGGCTATAAGGTGCGCGAACATGCCCTGCAGAAGATCCCGTTGCAGATCGTGCTGGGCGGGCGCGAGGCCGCAAACCGCACCCTCACGCTGCGCCGCCACGGCAGCAATGACACGCAGACCCTTGCTCTGGAGGCGGCGGTCGAGACGCTGCTGGCCGCCGCCCGCCCCCCTCGCCATAGCGATGACCACGGAAGGAAAACCCGATGA
- a CDS encoding CopG family ribbon-helix-helix protein, whose amino-acid sequence MASATSIKLDDDMKGRVRHLAQARQRTPHWIMREAISQYVEREEKREALRRDTAQAWEEFQETGLHATAEEVDRWLESWGTDNELPAPECHK is encoded by the coding sequence ATGGCATCGGCAACATCCATCAAGCTCGATGATGACATGAAGGGCCGCGTTCGGCATCTGGCGCAGGCACGGCAGCGCACGCCGCATTGGATCATGCGGGAGGCGATCTCGCAATATGTCGAACGCGAGGAGAAGCGCGAGGCCTTGCGCCGCGACACGGCACAGGCTTGGGAAGAATTCCAAGAGACGGGCCTTCACGCAACGGCGGAAGAGGTGGACCGCTGGCTGGAAAGCTGGGGAACGGATAACGAGCTGCCCGCGCCTGAATGCCACAAGTAA
- a CDS encoding Rrf2 family transcriptional regulator, translated as MLTLKTKYALKALAVLADEKALPEAQPLRIEAIATRSGTPKRFLEHILLDLKRAGIIGSRRGRHGGYELIKAAAQVSLAEVLRLIDGPLAPLPCLSRNAYRKCEDCDEATCRVRAVFGGYYAAYLLMIESLTLADLQEDAQPLERFSLPLPPAGE; from the coding sequence ATGCTGACCCTGAAGACCAAATATGCCCTGAAGGCGCTGGCTGTTCTGGCAGACGAGAAAGCCCTGCCCGAGGCGCAGCCCCTGCGGATCGAGGCCATCGCCACCCGTTCGGGCACGCCGAAACGCTTTCTGGAGCATATCCTGCTGGATCTCAAACGGGCGGGGATCATCGGCAGCCGTCGCGGGCGTCATGGCGGCTACGAGCTGATCAAGGCCGCCGCTCAGGTCTCGCTGGCCGAGGTGCTGCGCCTGATCGACGGCCCGCTGGCCCCGCTGCCCTGCCTGTCGCGCAATGCCTATCGCAAATGCGAGGATTGCGACGAGGCCACCTGCCGCGTGCGGGCGGTGTTTGGCGGCTATTATGCGGCCTATCTGCTGATGATCGAATCGCTGACACTGGCCGATCTGCAAGAAGACGCGCAGCCGCTGGAGCGGTTTTCCCTGCCCCTGCCCCCCGCCGGAGAATAA
- a CDS encoding GTP-binding protein, whose protein sequence is MPAPIPCPLTLITGFLGSGKTTLIKEMLAHETFANTMVIVNEFGEIGIDHSLMRASTEEVILLPSGCLCCTLRGDLRDLLRDLVARRLAAEIGFDRVVLETTGLADPAPILHTLLTDPVLAEHYRMDGVVTVVDAVTGAANLRRSTAAQRQVALADLVVLSKTDLPEAQPQARSPRPQIARLNPAAEIVPVVQGRLPPDRLRHLGHFDAAMSESMSGVSARAWIATRVPASDPEHLSRIRTVSWEVEAPLTASRFDLWMDVLMARRGADVLRFKGIVHLQDMAYPFAVHGVQHIFHPPLPLTGWQAPDRHSRFVMIVQDFSDDEVAALCDALAIVPLTEHLLTTGYLGESTA, encoded by the coding sequence ATGCCCGCCCCGATCCCCTGTCCCCTCACCCTGATCACCGGCTTTCTGGGCAGCGGAAAAACGACGCTTATCAAAGAGATGCTGGCCCATGAGACCTTTGCGAACACGATGGTGATCGTGAATGAATTCGGTGAGATCGGCATTGATCATAGCCTGATGCGCGCCAGCACCGAGGAGGTCATCCTGCTGCCATCGGGTTGCCTGTGCTGTACGCTGCGGGGCGATTTGCGCGATCTTCTGCGCGATCTGGTCGCGCGCCGTCTGGCCGCAGAGATCGGCTTTGACAGGGTGGTGCTGGAGACGACGGGGCTGGCCGATCCGGCACCGATCCTGCACACGCTGCTGACCGACCCCGTGCTGGCCGAGCATTACCGGATGGACGGGGTGGTGACGGTGGTGGATGCGGTGACAGGGGCGGCCAACCTGCGCCGCTCCACCGCCGCACAGCGGCAGGTCGCGCTGGCCGATCTGGTCGTGCTGAGCAAAACCGACCTTCCCGAGGCGCAGCCACAGGCCCGGAGCCCGCGGCCGCAGATCGCGCGGCTGAACCCTGCCGCAGAGATCGTGCCGGTGGTGCAGGGCCGCCTTCCCCCCGACAGGCTGCGGCATCTGGGCCATTTCGATGCGGCCATGTCCGAGAGCATGTCCGGCGTATCGGCGCGCGCATGGATCGCGACACGGGTGCCGGCTTCCGACCCCGAGCACCTGTCGCGGATCCGCACGGTGTCCTGGGAGGTCGAGGCCCCGCTTACGGCCAGCCGGTTCGATCTGTGGATGGATGTGCTGATGGCGCGCAGGGGCGCGGATGTGCTGCGCTTCAAGGGGATCGTGCATCTGCAGGATATGGCCTATCCTTTTGCCGTGCATGGCGTGCAGCATATCTTCCATCCGCCCCTGCCGCTGACCGGCTGGCAGGCCCCCGACAGGCACAGCAGATTCGTCATGATCGTGCAGGATTTCTCCGATGACGAGGTGGCCGCGCTATGTGACGCGCTGGCCATCGTGCCACTCACCGAACATCTTCTGACCACGGGCTATCTGGGCGAGAGCACCGCCTGA
- a CDS encoding aldehyde dehydrogenase (NADP(+)), which translates to MSFTPHGKHLIAGAWIGTEESFASEPAHGPVHRFSVGTPALVDQACKAAEEAFWSYGYSPRETRAAFLETIAEEIEARAEAITEIGTQETGLPVARLQGERGRTTGQLRLFAAHIRKGEYLDRRIDPAQPERQPAPRPEIRLIERPIGPVAVFGASNFPLAFSTAGGDTAAALAAGCPVVVKGHSAHPGTGEIIAEAVAAAIARCGLDAGVFSLIQGGNRHVGQALVEHPDIKAVGFTGSLAGGRALFDLCAKRPEPIPFFGELGSVNPMFVLPAALAAKAEALGAGWAASLSMGAGQFCTNPGIAVVPAGATGDAFVAATAEALAKVGPQVMLTQGIARAYAEGKARFDARNSVRPVMTTESTGREASPNLYEVAAGAFLEDHALGEEVFGPLGLVVRVGAAEEMRALAKGFEGQLTATILMEEADTDLARALLPVLERKAGRVLVNGFPTGVEVVDSMVHGGPYPASTNFGATSVGTLAIRRFLRPVSYQNLPAALLVGDLVAAP; encoded by the coding sequence ATGAGTTTCACCCCGCATGGCAAACATCTGATCGCAGGCGCATGGATCGGCACCGAGGAGAGCTTTGCCTCCGAGCCCGCGCATGGTCCGGTGCATCGCTTCTCGGTGGGCACGCCCGCGCTTGTCGATCAGGCCTGCAAGGCCGCCGAAGAGGCGTTCTGGAGCTATGGCTATAGCCCGCGCGAGACCCGCGCCGCCTTCCTCGAGACCATCGCCGAGGAGATCGAGGCCCGCGCCGAGGCGATTACCGAGATCGGCACGCAGGAGACCGGCCTCCCGGTGGCGCGGCTTCAGGGCGAGCGGGGGCGCACCACGGGCCAGCTACGCCTCTTTGCCGCCCATATCCGCAAGGGGGAGTATCTCGACCGCCGGATCGACCCCGCCCAGCCCGAGCGCCAGCCTGCCCCGCGCCCCGAGATCCGCCTGATCGAGCGCCCCATCGGCCCCGTGGCGGTGTTTGGTGCCTCCAACTTCCCGCTCGCCTTCTCGACGGCGGGGGGCGATACGGCGGCCGCCCTTGCGGCGGGCTGCCCCGTGGTGGTCAAGGGGCATTCCGCCCATCCCGGCACTGGCGAGATCATCGCCGAGGCGGTGGCTGCGGCGATTGCGCGCTGCGGGCTCGATGCGGGCGTCTTCAGCCTCATTCAGGGCGGCAACCGCCATGTGGGCCAAGCCCTTGTCGAGCATCCCGATATCAAGGCGGTGGGCTTTACCGGCTCGCTGGCAGGCGGGCGGGCGCTGTTTGACCTCTGCGCCAAGCGGCCCGAGCCGATCCCGTTCTTTGGCGAGCTGGGCTCGGTCAATCCGATGTTCGTGCTGCCTGCGGCCCTTGCGGCCAAGGCGGAGGCGCTCGGCGCGGGCTGGGCGGCCTCGCTGAGCATGGGGGCAGGGCAGTTCTGCACCAATCCGGGGATTGCGGTGGTGCCTGCGGGCGCTACGGGCGATGCCTTTGTCGCCGCCACCGCCGAGGCGCTGGCCAAGGTCGGGCCGCAGGTCATGTTGACCCAAGGGATCGCGCGCGCCTATGCCGAGGGCAAGGCACGGTTTGACGCGCGCAATTCGGTCCGGCCGGTGATGACCACCGAAAGCACGGGCCGCGAGGCCAGCCCCAATCTCTACGAGGTCGCGGCAGGGGCTTTCCTCGAGGATCATGCGCTCGGCGAGGAGGTCTTCGGGCCGCTCGGGCTTGTGGTGCGCGTGGGCGCGGCCGAAGAGATGCGCGCTCTGGCCAAGGGCTTCGAGGGGCAGTTGACCGCGACGATCCTGATGGAAGAGGCCGATACCGATCTGGCCCGCGCCCTTCTGCCGGTGCTTGAACGCAAGGCGGGGCGCGTTCTGGTGAACGGCTTCCCGACGGGGGTCGAGGTGGTGGACAGCATGGTGCATGGCGGCCCCTATCCGGCCTCCACCAATTTCGGCGCGACCTCGGTGGGCACACTGGCCATCCGCCGCTTCCTGCGGCCTGTCTCCTACCAGAACCTCCCCGCGGCGCTTTTGGTCGGGGATCTCGTGGCCGCGCCCTGA
- a CDS encoding type II toxin-antitoxin system RelE/ParE family toxin has translation MPQVRFAPAAIRDLQRLRDFLRPKNPDAARRAGEAIRQGVKILGAHPHLGRMVDDLPEEFREWPIEFGDSGYVARYRIDEDAVTILVIRHQREAGQ, from the coding sequence ATGCCACAAGTAAGATTTGCCCCCGCAGCCATTCGGGACCTGCAACGGCTCCGCGATTTCCTGCGCCCCAAAAACCCTGATGCGGCCCGCCGTGCTGGTGAGGCCATTCGTCAGGGCGTGAAGATCCTTGGCGCGCACCCCCATCTTGGCCGGATGGTCGATGATCTGCCCGAAGAGTTTCGGGAATGGCCCATCGAGTTCGGTGACAGCGGATATGTCGCCCGATACCGGATCGACGAGGATGCCGTGACCATTCTGGTGATCCGGCACCAGAGAGAGGCGGGGCAGTAA
- a CDS encoding sulfate ABC transporter substrate-binding protein, which produces MGGTLARAETAKETAVDILNVSYDPTREFYRDYNEMFRQSWQAQGHPAPILRQSHGGSGGQARAVIDGLDATVVTLALAADIDAIAAQSGKIPADWQSRLPHHAAPYSSTIVFLVRKGNPKGIRDWDDLVRDGVSVITPNPKTSGGARWNVLAAWAWAQDHYGGDTPRMRAYLKALFAHVPVLDTGARGATNSFVQRGIGDVLLAWENEALLAQQKSGGQGFDIIVPSVSILAEPPVAVVTGNLTSPAQAQAAQAYLEGLYSPAAQALAMKHHYRAWESAAADPADLAQFPPLKRVPIDHFGGWQKVQPAFFGQGGIFDQIYEDN; this is translated from the coding sequence ATGGGCGGCACGCTAGCCCGTGCCGAGACGGCGAAAGAAACGGCGGTCGATATTCTCAATGTCTCTTATGACCCGACGCGGGAATTCTACCGCGATTATAACGAGATGTTCCGCCAGAGCTGGCAGGCGCAGGGCCATCCCGCGCCGATCCTGCGGCAATCGCATGGCGGCTCCGGCGGGCAGGCGCGGGCGGTGATCGACGGGCTGGACGCGACGGTGGTCACGCTGGCGCTTGCCGCCGATATCGACGCGATCGCGGCCCAAAGCGGCAAGATCCCCGCCGACTGGCAAAGCCGCCTGCCCCATCACGCGGCCCCCTATAGCTCGACCATCGTGTTTCTGGTGCGCAAGGGCAATCCCAAGGGGATCAGGGATTGGGACGATCTGGTGCGCGACGGTGTCTCGGTGATCACCCCCAATCCCAAAACCTCCGGCGGAGCGCGCTGGAACGTGCTGGCGGCATGGGCATGGGCGCAGGACCATTACGGCGGCGACACGCCCCGCATGCGCGCCTATCTGAAGGCGCTCTTCGCCCATGTGCCGGTGCTCGATACCGGCGCGCGTGGCGCGACCAACAGCTTTGTGCAGCGCGGGATCGGGGATGTGCTGCTGGCCTGGGAGAACGAGGCCCTTCTGGCACAACAGAAATCCGGCGGGCAGGGGTTCGACATCATCGTGCCGTCGGTCTCCATTCTGGCCGAGCCGCCCGTTGCGGTGGTCACGGGCAATCTGACCTCGCCCGCGCAGGCGCAGGCCGCGCAGGCCTATCTGGAGGGGCTCTATAGCCCCGCCGCACAGGCGCTGGCCATGAAGCACCATTACCGCGCATGGGAGAGTGCGGCCGCCGACCCTGCCGATCTGGCGCAATTCCCGCCGCTCAAACGTGTCCCGATCGACCATTTCGGGGGCTGGCAGAAGGTCCAGCCCGCCTTCTTCGGGCAGGGCGGGATCTTCGACCAGATCTATGAGGATAACTGA
- a CDS encoding GTP-binding protein has translation MTRASQQIPVFLLTGFLGAGKTTLLNRLLQDPRFQDSALVINEFGLVPVDHDLVRKGRETRATVTTTGCICCTVGSDLRASLDELLVGRRNGSLPPFARVIVETTGLADPAPIVNSLIPGGLAAVSLADHAVARAFRLSGVITVVDVLGVEAALEAHPESLRQIAFADHVVLSKTDLAPAGDLPQALRAMNPAVLVHDTQAAGFDPAVLLQPGSYTALGKGEKVEDWLAAETAQEPQGGGHFHSLNRHGQVLAVPLTSDAPLDETALRQFLMRLTARPDNGLLRIKGLVALRDDPSRPVVVHAVGHRLYPNLRLEGWPEGQAGNRLVVIGTALDEAGLRQQFDALCGKAPLFGLASFAALPKA, from the coding sequence ATGACCAGAGCCTCCCAACAGATCCCCGTTTTCCTGCTGACCGGATTTCTGGGCGCGGGCAAGACCACATTGCTCAACCGCCTGCTACAGGACCCGAGGTTTCAGGACTCGGCACTGGTGATCAACGAATTCGGTCTGGTGCCGGTGGATCATGATCTGGTGCGCAAGGGCCGCGAGACGCGCGCCACCGTCACCACGACGGGCTGTATCTGCTGCACGGTCGGCAGCGACCTGCGCGCCTCGCTGGACGAATTGCTGGTCGGTCGGCGCAATGGCAGCCTGCCGCCCTTTGCGCGGGTGATCGTGGAAACCACCGGCCTTGCCGATCCTGCCCCGATCGTCAACAGCCTCATTCCGGGCGGGCTGGCGGCGGTGTCGCTGGCCGATCATGCCGTGGCGCGCGCTTTCCGCCTGTCGGGGGTGATCACGGTGGTCGATGTGCTGGGGGTCGAGGCCGCGCTGGAGGCCCATCCCGAAAGCCTGCGCCAGATCGCCTTCGCCGATCATGTGGTGCTGAGCAAAACCGATCTTGCCCCCGCAGGCGATCTGCCGCAGGCGCTGCGCGCGATGAACCCCGCGGTTCTCGTGCATGATACGCAGGCGGCAGGGTTCGATCCGGCCGTGCTGCTGCAACCGGGCAGCTATACCGCCCTTGGCAAGGGCGAGAAGGTCGAGGACTGGCTGGCCGCCGAAACCGCGCAGGAACCGCAGGGGGGCGGCCATTTCCACAGTCTCAACCGGCACGGGCAGGTGCTGGCGGTGCCGCTGACCAGCGACGCACCGCTGGACGAGACGGCGCTGCGGCAGTTTCTGATGCGCCTGACCGCCCGTCCCGATAACGGGCTGCTGCGGATCAAGGGGCTGGTGGCGCTGCGCGATGACCCCTCGCGTCCGGTGGTGGTGCATGCGGTGGGCCACAGGCTCTACCCCAATCTGCGGCTGGAGGGCTGGCCCGAGGGGCAGGCCGGAAACCGTCTGGTGGTGATCGGCACGGCACTGGACGAGGCGGGCCTGCGCCAGCAGTTCGACGCCCTGTGCGGCAAGGCCCCCCTTTTCGGTCTGGCAAGTTTCGCGGCCCTGCCGAAAGCGTGA